The following proteins are co-located in the Sulfurospirillum deleyianum DSM 6946 genome:
- the mnmH gene encoding tRNA 2-selenouridine(34) synthase MnmH, with protein sequence MLKDLEIEAFIAQKSSFDLLIDARSPKEFNESHIPSASNYYALNDAEHHEVGTVYKQVSHNDAKLLGAHYICLNAARHLMEIGRAYKIGSKIGIYCAKGGLRSSSLAIILSHIGYQVFRLQGGYKRYRYHVLNYLEHLPHNRFIVLGGNTGCGKSELLQKLSSSLDLESLANHLGSSFGSIKGIQPSQKSFENHLYERLRALPPESYIFVEAESKKMGRCTIPSLLYQRIHQGFRVEVFAPLEQRIQRILNDYQTMSPEFFYHAMYKITPYIQKNIKEAILEAYEHHDLEKVVAMLLVEYYDRVYKKPQHNDMSLENNEEKSALETLKSLHVKLSSLSDSKM encoded by the coding sequence ATGCTAAAGGATTTAGAGATTGAGGCGTTTATAGCGCAAAAATCCTCTTTTGATTTGCTTATTGATGCACGAAGCCCTAAAGAGTTTAATGAATCCCATATCCCTAGTGCTTCTAATTATTATGCGTTAAATGACGCGGAACATCATGAAGTAGGAACGGTTTATAAACAAGTGTCGCATAACGATGCAAAGCTTTTAGGGGCACACTATATCTGCCTTAATGCTGCACGTCATTTAATGGAGATTGGTAGAGCCTATAAAATAGGTTCAAAAATAGGTATTTATTGTGCTAAAGGAGGGCTTAGGTCAAGTTCTCTGGCTATCATTCTCTCTCATATTGGCTATCAGGTATTTCGTCTTCAAGGTGGCTATAAACGTTATCGCTACCATGTTTTAAATTACTTAGAACATTTGCCCCACAACCGTTTTATTGTCTTAGGTGGCAATACAGGCTGCGGAAAAAGTGAGTTGCTTCAAAAACTCTCCTCTTCTTTAGACCTTGAATCTCTTGCCAATCATTTAGGTTCAAGTTTTGGAAGTATCAAAGGAATTCAGCCTAGCCAAAAGAGTTTTGAAAATCATTTGTACGAGAGGCTTCGAGCATTGCCGCCAGAATCGTATATTTTTGTGGAAGCAGAAAGTAAAAAAATGGGTAGATGTACCATTCCTTCACTGCTGTATCAACGTATTCATCAAGGGTTTCGTGTTGAAGTTTTTGCGCCATTAGAACAGCGTATTCAACGTATTTTAAATGATTATCAAACGATGAGCCCTGAGTTTTTTTATCATGCGATGTATAAAATCACCCCTTACATTCAAAAAAATATAAAAGAAGCGATTTTGGAAGCGTATGAGCATCATGACCTTGAAAAAGTGGTAGCGATGCTTTTAGTGGAGTATTACGATAGGGTCTATAAAAAACCTCAGCATAACGATATGTCGCTTGAAAATAACGAAGAAAAGAGCGCTTTAGAAACGCTCAAATCTTTACATGTAAAACTCTCTTCGTTATCTGATTCTAAAATGTAA
- a CDS encoding HIT family protein, with amino-acid sequence MDYMYAPWRSAYFSEKPEGCVFCNITNHPQKDEEHHVLYRDEHCFIVMNRYPYSPGHFMVIPHHHTDCVEALSPEVWMHISFIVQRCIVLLKEGIGAQGVNLGMNLGKSGGAGIAEHIHYHVIPRWLGDTNFITTIADSRVYGADFEKIYTHLKGLIPKYLSC; translated from the coding sequence ATGGATTATATGTACGCACCATGGCGCAGTGCTTATTTTAGTGAAAAACCAGAAGGATGTGTTTTTTGTAATATTACAAACCATCCCCAAAAAGATGAAGAACATCATGTACTTTACCGTGATGAACACTGTTTTATTGTTATGAATCGTTACCCGTACTCTCCTGGGCATTTTATGGTAATTCCGCACCACCATACTGACTGTGTTGAAGCGTTAAGTCCTGAAGTGTGGATGCATATCTCTTTCATTGTGCAGCGTTGTATTGTTCTTTTAAAAGAGGGCATTGGAGCGCAAGGAGTGAATTTAGGAATGAATTTAGGTAAAAGTGGTGGAGCGGGCATTGCTGAACATATTCATTATCATGTGATTCCTCGCTGGTTAGGTGATACCAACTTTATTACCACCATTGCGGATAGCAGAGTTTATGGGGCTGATTTTGAAAAAATCTACACACATCTTAAAGGTTTGATTCCAAAGTATCTTTCATGCTAA
- the trpC gene encoding indole-3-glycerol phosphate synthase TrpC, with protein MILDEIIKRTREDLEKKKKEYTMDWLGRSLAFNPFMPRDVKPYLKATPQNPYRIIAEVKKASPSKGIIKEDFDPLMIAKAYELGGADAISVLTEPHYFKGNLEYLTQIRRYVPTPLLRKDFIIDEYQILEALVYGADFILLIAKALSKTELKHLLEYALRLGLEVLVEIHDKEDLVKAMYAGANIIGINHRNLETFEMDMSLTEKLMPLIPQNKIIVAESGLNDKETIKHLSQVGADAFLIGEYFMREDDIEASLRAIKKVD; from the coding sequence ATGATTTTAGATGAGATTATTAAGCGTACACGTGAGGATTTAGAGAAAAAGAAAAAAGAGTACACGATGGATTGGTTGGGAAGAAGCCTTGCCTTCAACCCTTTTATGCCTCGTGATGTAAAGCCCTACCTGAAAGCGACCCCACAAAACCCTTATCGCATTATTGCTGAAGTCAAAAAGGCAAGTCCAAGTAAGGGAATTATTAAAGAGGATTTTGACCCTTTGATGATTGCTAAGGCGTATGAACTTGGAGGCGCTGATGCTATCTCTGTACTCACGGAGCCACACTATTTTAAAGGCAACTTAGAATACCTCACTCAAATTCGCCGTTATGTTCCAACCCCTTTGTTGCGTAAAGATTTTATTATTGATGAGTATCAAATCTTAGAAGCGCTTGTATATGGGGCTGATTTTATTTTATTGATTGCAAAAGCGCTGAGTAAAACTGAACTTAAGCATTTATTGGAGTATGCATTACGACTTGGACTAGAAGTTTTAGTCGAAATACATGACAAAGAAGATTTAGTCAAAGCGATGTATGCGGGAGCTAATATTATCGGGATAAACCATCGAAATTTAGAGACGTTTGAGATGGATATGAGTTTAACGGAAAAGCTGATGCCCCTGATTCCTCAAAATAAAATTATTGTCGCAGAGAGTGGCTTGAATGATAAAGAGACTATTAAGCATCTAAGTCAGGTCGGTGCAGATGCGTTTTTAATTGGAGAGTATTTTATGCGAGAAGATGACATAGAAGCTTCTCTTCGTGCGATAAAAAAGGTAGATTGA